In Pseudomonas fakonensis, one DNA window encodes the following:
- a CDS encoding ferritin-like domain-containing protein — MSNPNKDVIDVLNDLIEYSKDGEKGFKTSAEDVKNPELKAFFVQRAGECANAAAELQSEVRRLGGDPETSTSISGDLHRGWVNLKSMVTGKDEEAVLNEVERGEDHALKAYKDGREKLVKLGRSASDQTYALVEKQLQGVQRNHDQVKALRNAARARS, encoded by the coding sequence ATGAGCAATCCCAACAAAGACGTGATTGACGTACTCAACGACCTGATCGAGTACAGCAAGGATGGTGAGAAAGGCTTCAAGACTTCTGCCGAAGATGTGAAGAACCCGGAACTCAAGGCGTTCTTCGTGCAGCGCGCCGGTGAATGCGCCAATGCCGCCGCCGAGTTGCAAAGCGAAGTGCGCCGCCTGGGCGGCGACCCGGAAACCAGCACCAGCATCAGCGGTGACCTGCACCGTGGCTGGGTCAACCTCAAGTCGATGGTTACCGGCAAGGATGAAGAAGCGGTGCTCAACGAGGTGGAGCGCGGCGAGGACCACGCCCTGAAAGCCTACAAGGATGGCCGCGAGAAGCTGGTCAAGCTGGGCCGCAGCGCCAGTGACCAGACCTACGCGCTGGTGGAAAAACAGCTGCAAGGCGTGCAGCGCAACCATGACCAGGTCAAGGCACTGCGCAACGCGGCTCGCGCCCGGTCCTGA
- a CDS encoding GGDEF domain-containing protein, with protein sequence MTSLSRSPRSALYKSHPELVLNLGSCLAVLAILAIVTFLLARERDSVEQAAIRSSGNIVQLIESDILRNVELYDQSLKGVIWAVQHPELLKVSPKLRQQILFNQAFSAPVRGDILWLDANGDVVGDSTSAVPRQANFADTIPFQAHRDRPGLGLLISPPFKARLGDLDWCISFSRRITGHNGEFIGLAAGALRLSYFSQLFERLDIGEDSSINLLNTDGQLLARQPTRPQDPLIGTNFAEFPNFKRILDDRAGSFTAHSATYNSQRMYTFARVADLPLIVLVVHSSDEVYQAWRRTALLVSVATGVLCIGILWLTLLLGRELRRRHEAEQGLATLAATDSLTGLANRRRLDQVLRLEWARAQRNRKPLAVLMVDVDLFKAFNQRHGHAGGDHVLREVAKTIEQCIRRPADLAARYGGEEFQVVLPETELAGALLLAERIRASVEAMPPFAGDERSVTVSVGIGLHIPGTQQDLTRLLGDADEALYRAKAKGRNRVEGPEG encoded by the coding sequence ATGACGTCACTCTCCCGATCACCACGTTCTGCCCTGTACAAGTCACACCCTGAACTGGTCCTTAACCTGGGCAGTTGCCTCGCCGTGCTCGCCATCCTGGCCATTGTCACCTTCCTGCTGGCGCGCGAGCGCGACAGCGTCGAACAGGCGGCCATCCGCTCGTCCGGCAACATCGTCCAGCTGATCGAAAGCGACATTCTGCGTAACGTCGAGCTGTACGACCAATCGCTCAAGGGAGTGATCTGGGCGGTGCAACACCCGGAACTGCTCAAGGTGTCGCCCAAGCTGCGCCAACAGATATTGTTCAACCAGGCCTTTTCTGCCCCGGTGCGCGGCGACATCCTCTGGCTCGACGCCAACGGCGATGTGGTCGGCGACTCCACCAGCGCGGTGCCGCGCCAGGCCAATTTCGCCGACACCATCCCCTTCCAGGCGCACCGCGACCGCCCAGGGCTTGGGCTTTTGATCAGCCCGCCGTTCAAGGCGCGCCTGGGCGACCTGGACTGGTGCATCAGCTTCAGCCGGCGCATTACCGGGCACAACGGCGAGTTCATTGGCCTGGCCGCCGGTGCCTTGCGCCTGTCGTACTTCAGCCAACTGTTCGAGCGGCTGGACATCGGCGAGGACAGCAGCATCAACCTGCTCAACACCGACGGCCAGTTGCTGGCGCGCCAGCCTACCCGCCCGCAAGACCCGCTGATTGGCACCAACTTCGCCGAATTCCCCAACTTCAAGCGCATCCTCGACGACCGCGCCGGCAGCTTTACCGCGCACTCGGCCACCTACAACAGCCAGCGCATGTACACCTTCGCCCGGGTCGCCGACCTGCCGCTGATCGTGCTGGTGGTGCATTCGTCCGACGAGGTGTACCAGGCCTGGCGGCGCACCGCGCTGCTGGTCAGCGTGGCCACCGGGGTGCTGTGCATCGGCATCCTCTGGCTGACCTTGCTGCTGGGCCGCGAACTGCGCCGCCGCCACGAGGCCGAGCAGGGCCTGGCGACCCTGGCCGCCACCGACAGCCTCACGGGCCTGGCCAACCGCCGCCGGCTCGACCAAGTGCTGCGCCTGGAATGGGCCCGCGCCCAGCGCAACCGCAAGCCGCTGGCGGTGCTGATGGTGGATGTGGACCTGTTCAAGGCGTTCAACCAGCGCCACGGCCATGCCGGGGGCGACCATGTGCTGCGTGAAGTGGCCAAGACCATCGAGCAGTGCATCCGCCGCCCGGCGGATTTGGCTGCGCGTTATGGCGGTGAGGAGTTCCAGGTGGTGCTGCCGGAGACTGAGCTTGCCGGGGCGCTGCTGCTGGCCGAGCGCATTCGAGCCAGTGTCGAGGCGATGCCACCGTTTGCCGGGGATGAGCGTTCGGTGACGGTGAGTGTGGGGATTGGCTTGCACATCCCAGGTACCCAGCAGGACCTGACGCGCTTGCTAGGGGATGCAGACGAGGCGCTGTACCGGGCCAAGGCCAAGGGGCGTAACCGGGTCGAAGGGCCGGAGGGGTAG
- a CDS encoding methyl-accepting chemotaxis protein has protein sequence MNQMSATALEVARSAARAAEGAERVNHESASGRDLVESQQGSIARLAGEIDQSVVAVHQLADDSQAIGRVLEVIRSIAEQTNLLALNAAIEAARAGEQGRGFAVVADEVRTLAKRTQDSTAEIAQMIQRLQDGVGMAVRVMGSSHQMAAGTVDEARQVQQALGNILGAVGGIVEQNQQIAAAVEQQTAVAHDIDQNIVAINRAAQDTTDGACQTEDASRALSAQVVELKRLIGAFRV, from the coding sequence ATGAACCAGATGAGTGCCACCGCCTTGGAAGTGGCGCGCAGTGCGGCGCGGGCGGCCGAGGGCGCCGAGCGGGTCAACCACGAAAGCGCCTCGGGCCGCGACCTGGTCGAAAGCCAGCAGGGCAGCATCGCCCGCCTGGCCGGGGAGATCGACCAGAGCGTGGTGGCGGTGCACCAGCTGGCCGACGACAGCCAGGCCATCGGCCGGGTGCTGGAGGTGATCCGCAGCATCGCCGAACAAACCAACCTGCTGGCCCTAAACGCCGCCATCGAGGCCGCGCGGGCCGGGGAGCAGGGCCGCGGTTTTGCCGTGGTGGCCGACGAGGTGCGCACCCTGGCCAAGCGCACCCAGGACTCCACCGCCGAAATCGCCCAGATGATCCAGCGCCTGCAGGATGGCGTGGGCATGGCGGTGCGGGTGATGGGCAGCAGCCACCAGATGGCCGCAGGCACCGTGGACGAAGCGCGCCAGGTGCAGCAGGCCCTGGGCAATATCCTTGGCGCGGTGGGCGGTATCGTCGAGCAGAACCAGCAGATCGCCGCCGCGGTGGAGCAGCAGACCGCCGTGGCCCATGACATCGACCAGAACATCGTGGCCATCAACCGCGCCGCCCAGGACACCACCGACGGCGCCTGCCAGACCGAGGATGCCAGCCGCGCGCTGTCGGCACAGGTGGTGGAGTTGAAGCGGTTGATCGGGGCGTTCAGGGTGTAG
- the cra gene encoding catabolite repressor/activator gives MKLSDIARLAGVSVTTASYVINGKAEQQRISNATVERVRAVVEAHGFTPNPQAAGLRSRHTRTLGFILPDLENPSYARIAKQLEQGARARGYQLLIASSDDQPGSEHQLQQLFRARRCDALFVASCLPPGDDSYRELQDKGLPVIAIDRRLDPAHFCSVISDDRDASRQLAGSLLQTRPQSIALIGARPELSVSQARAGGFDEALQGFAGQVRRYQGEAFSRECGQRLMQQLIDEHGGLPDALVTTSYVLLQGVFDTLQARPSGSRQLHLGTFGDNQLLDFLPLPVNAMAQQHGLIAATALELALAAIEEKRYEPGVHAIGRTFKQRIPA, from the coding sequence GTGAAACTCAGCGATATCGCCCGTCTGGCCGGAGTGTCGGTCACCACCGCCAGCTACGTCATCAATGGCAAGGCCGAGCAGCAGCGCATCAGCAACGCCACCGTCGAGCGCGTACGGGCCGTGGTCGAAGCCCATGGCTTCACCCCCAACCCCCAGGCCGCCGGCCTGCGCAGCCGCCATACCCGCACACTGGGCTTCATTCTCCCGGACCTGGAGAACCCCAGCTACGCGCGCATCGCCAAGCAACTGGAACAAGGCGCCCGTGCCCGTGGCTACCAGCTGCTGATTGCCAGCAGCGACGATCAGCCGGGCAGCGAGCACCAGCTGCAGCAGCTGTTCCGCGCCCGGCGCTGCGACGCGCTGTTCGTCGCCAGTTGCCTGCCGCCCGGCGACGACAGCTACCGCGAGCTGCAAGACAAGGGCCTGCCGGTGATCGCCATCGACCGGCGCCTGGACCCGGCGCACTTCTGCTCGGTGATCAGCGACGACCGCGACGCCAGCCGCCAGTTGGCAGGCAGCCTGCTGCAAACCCGCCCGCAAAGCATCGCGCTGATCGGCGCCCGCCCGGAGCTGTCGGTCAGCCAGGCCCGCGCCGGCGGTTTCGACGAGGCGCTGCAAGGCTTTGCCGGCCAGGTGCGGCGTTACCAGGGCGAGGCCTTCAGCCGTGAATGCGGCCAGCGCCTGATGCAGCAACTGATCGACGAACACGGCGGCCTGCCGGACGCCCTGGTGACCACCTCCTACGTGCTGCTGCAAGGGGTGTTCGATACCTTGCAGGCGCGCCCGTCCGGCTCGCGCCAGTTGCACCTGGGCACCTTCGGCGATAACCAACTGCTGGACTTTTTGCCGCTGCCGGTCAACGCCATGGCCCAGCAGCACGGCCTGATCGCTGCCACCGCGCTGGAGCTGGCCCTGGCTGCCATCGAAGAGAAGCGCTATGAGCCCGGCGTGCACGCCATCGGCCGCACCTTCAAGCAGCGTATCCCGGCCTGA
- a CDS encoding DUF3820 family protein produces the protein MKPESLQLLVTRTMPFGKYQGRLIADLPGDYLAWFARKGFPPGELGGLLALMHEIDHNGLGDLLKPLRGKPRA, from the coding sequence ATGAAACCTGAATCCCTGCAACTGCTGGTTACCCGCACCATGCCTTTCGGCAAGTACCAGGGCCGATTGATCGCCGACCTGCCCGGCGACTACCTGGCCTGGTTCGCGCGCAAGGGCTTCCCGCCCGGGGAGCTGGGCGGGTTGCTGGCATTGATGCACGAGATCGACCACAACGGGCTGGGGGATCTGCTCAAGCCGTTGCGGGGCAAGCCGCGCGCTTGA
- the pfkB gene encoding 1-phosphofructokinase, with product MAKILTLTLNPALDLTIELDNLRAGAVNRSQAQHSHAAGKGLNVAQVLSDLGHSVTVGGFLGQDNLQAFEALIEWHGFADCFVRVPGETRSNIKLVEADGRVTDINGLGPQVDEAARSALLRRLEQIAPGHDAVVVAGSLPRGVSPEWLRELLQRLKALGLKVALDSSGEALRAGLQAAPWLVKPNTEELGEVLGLPVDNPARQHAAAEQLLASGVEHVVVSEGEHGVRWFANGLALHAQPPKVRIASTVGAGDSLVAGMVHGLLLGEAPAATLRRATAIAAQAVTQVGFGIRDREQLARFEAAVQLTAQQEQEGC from the coding sequence ATGGCCAAGATCCTCACCCTTACCCTCAACCCGGCGCTGGACCTGACCATCGAACTCGACAACCTGCGCGCAGGCGCGGTCAACCGCAGCCAGGCCCAGCACAGCCATGCCGCCGGCAAGGGCCTGAACGTCGCCCAGGTGCTGAGCGACCTGGGCCACAGCGTCACCGTGGGTGGCTTTCTAGGCCAGGACAACCTGCAAGCTTTCGAAGCGCTGATCGAATGGCACGGTTTCGCCGACTGCTTCGTGCGTGTGCCGGGCGAGACCCGCAGCAACATCAAGCTGGTCGAGGCCGATGGCCGGGTCACCGATATCAACGGCCTCGGCCCGCAGGTGGACGAGGCTGCGCGCAGCGCTCTGCTGCGCCGCCTGGAGCAGATTGCCCCGGGCCACGATGCGGTGGTGGTGGCCGGCAGCCTGCCGCGCGGGGTCAGCCCCGAGTGGCTGCGCGAACTGCTGCAGCGGCTCAAGGCCCTGGGCTTGAAGGTGGCCCTGGACAGCAGCGGCGAAGCCCTGCGTGCGGGCCTTCAGGCCGCGCCATGGTTGGTCAAACCCAATACCGAAGAGCTGGGCGAGGTGCTCGGCCTGCCTGTGGATAACCCGGCCCGGCAGCACGCCGCCGCCGAGCAGTTGCTGGCCAGCGGCGTCGAGCATGTGGTGGTGTCCGAGGGCGAGCACGGTGTGCGCTGGTTCGCCAACGGCCTGGCGCTGCACGCCCAGCCGCCCAAAGTGCGCATCGCAAGCACCGTCGGCGCCGGTGATTCACTGGTGGCCGGCATGGTCCATGGCTTGCTGTTGGGCGAGGCGCCCGCCGCCACCCTGCGCCGTGCCACCGCTATCGCCGCCCAGGCCGTCACCCAGGTCGGCTTCGGCATCCGCGACCGCGAACAGCTGGCGCGCTTCGAAGCCGCCGTGCAGCTGACCGCACAACAAGAACAAGAGGGCTGCTGA
- the ptsP gene encoding phosphoenolpyruvate--protein phosphotransferase: MLELAVEQIAMGQKAADKGQALALLAERLVADGLVAQGYLEGLREREAQGSTFLGQGIAIPHGTPQTRDLVFSTGVRLMQFPEGVDWGDGQMVYLAIAIAARSDEHLRLLQLLTRALGETDLAEALRRASSAEALLKLLQGAPQALALDAQLVGLNQAAEDFDELAWRGARLLQRAGCVDSGFAAVLQQAEPLPLGEGLWWLHSERQVRQPGLAFITPQQPLRYRDQPLNGLFCLASLGAAHQALLERLCEVLIEGRGQMLYQATSSRAVLEVLGGEAPADWPSVQVVLANPHGLHARPAKELAQLAKGFDGEIRVRVVDSGQPAVSVKSLSKLLSLGARRGQTLELAAEPGIAADALPVLLAAIEQGLGEAVEPLPQTVPVALQAPVEPLRAPVAGSTVQGVAAAPGIACGPAHLCVERDIDYPLRGESPAQERLKLHNALEAVHADLQALVQRSEKSIGEIFVTHQEMLGDPALADEVALRLAQGESAAAAWMAVIDAAARQQEALQDALLAERAADLRDIGRRVLAQLCGVQQVAEPEQPYVLVMAEVGPSDVARLDPARVAGIVTAHGGATAHSAIVARALGIPAVVGAGEAILLLASGTPLLLDGQRGRVTVAPAQEVLQRALAERDAREQRLQAAWAGRHEPALTRDGHAVEVFANIGESSGIDKVVEQGAEGVGLLRTELIFMAHPQAPDVATQEAEYRRVLDGLAGRPLVVRTLDVGGDKPLPYWPIAAEENPFLGVRGVRLTLQRPQVMEDQLRALLRAAEGRPLRIMFPMVGQVHEWRAAKAMVERLREDIPVSDLQVGIMVEVPSAALLAPQLAREVDFFSIGTNDLTQYTLAIDRGHPSLSAQADGLHPAVLQLIDMTVRAAHAHGKWVGVCGELAADPQAVPVLLGLEVDELSVAARSIPEVKALVRQADYSTARALAREALQQDSADAVRALVERY; encoded by the coding sequence ATGCTCGAGCTCGCCGTGGAGCAGATTGCCATGGGCCAGAAGGCCGCCGACAAAGGCCAGGCCCTGGCCTTGCTGGCCGAGCGGCTGGTGGCGGACGGCCTGGTCGCCCAGGGCTACCTCGAAGGCCTGCGCGAGCGTGAAGCGCAGGGTTCGACCTTTCTTGGCCAGGGCATTGCCATCCCCCACGGCACGCCGCAAACCCGTGACCTGGTGTTCAGCACCGGCGTGCGCCTGATGCAGTTCCCCGAGGGCGTCGACTGGGGCGACGGGCAAATGGTCTATCTGGCCATCGCCATCGCCGCCCGCAGTGACGAGCACCTGCGGCTGCTGCAACTGCTCACCCGCGCCCTGGGCGAGACTGACCTTGCCGAGGCCCTGCGCCGCGCAAGCTCCGCCGAAGCCCTGCTCAAGTTGTTGCAAGGCGCACCCCAGGCATTGGCGCTGGATGCCCAACTGGTGGGCCTGAACCAGGCCGCCGAAGACTTCGACGAGCTGGCCTGGCGCGGTGCCCGCCTGCTGCAACGGGCCGGTTGCGTCGACAGCGGTTTTGCCGCCGTGCTGCAACAGGCCGAGCCGCTGCCGCTGGGCGAGGGCCTGTGGTGGCTGCACAGCGAGCGTCAGGTACGCCAGCCGGGCCTGGCCTTCATCACTCCGCAGCAGCCCCTGCGTTACCGCGACCAGCCCCTCAACGGCCTGTTCTGCCTGGCCAGCCTGGGCGCTGCGCATCAGGCGCTGCTCGAACGGCTGTGCGAGGTGCTGATCGAAGGCCGTGGGCAGATGCTCTACCAGGCCACCAGCAGCCGTGCGGTGCTCGAAGTGCTGGGCGGCGAGGCGCCGGCCGACTGGCCGAGCGTGCAGGTGGTGCTGGCCAACCCCCACGGCCTGCATGCCCGCCCGGCCAAGGAGCTGGCGCAGTTGGCCAAAGGTTTTGACGGCGAAATCCGTGTGCGCGTGGTCGACAGCGGTCAGCCTGCGGTGTCGGTGAAGAGCCTGAGCAAGTTGCTGAGCCTGGGCGCGCGCCGTGGCCAGACCCTGGAATTGGCCGCCGAGCCGGGCATTGCCGCCGATGCCCTGCCGGTGTTGCTGGCTGCCATCGAGCAGGGGCTGGGCGAGGCGGTCGAGCCACTGCCGCAAACTGTACCGGTGGCGCTGCAAGCCCCGGTCGAACCGCTTCGCGCCCCAGTGGCCGGCAGCACCGTCCAAGGTGTGGCGGCAGCCCCCGGTATCGCCTGTGGCCCGGCCCACCTGTGCGTTGAGCGCGACATCGACTACCCCCTGCGCGGCGAGTCGCCCGCTCAGGAACGCCTGAAACTGCACAACGCCCTGGAGGCGGTACACGCCGACCTGCAAGCACTGGTGCAACGCAGCGAAAAATCCATCGGCGAGATCTTCGTCACCCACCAGGAAATGCTCGGCGACCCGGCCCTGGCCGATGAAGTCGCCCTGCGCCTGGCTCAGGGCGAAAGCGCTGCCGCCGCCTGGATGGCAGTGATCGACGCCGCCGCCCGCCAGCAGGAAGCCCTGCAAGACGCCTTGCTGGCCGAGCGCGCCGCCGACCTGCGCGACATCGGCCGCCGAGTGCTGGCACAGCTGTGCGGCGTGCAGCAGGTCGCCGAACCCGAACAACCCTACGTACTGGTGATGGCCGAGGTCGGCCCGTCCGATGTCGCCCGCCTGGACCCGGCGCGGGTTGCTGGCATCGTCACCGCCCATGGCGGCGCCACCGCCCACAGCGCCATCGTTGCCCGCGCCCTGGGCATCCCGGCGGTGGTCGGCGCCGGGGAGGCGATCCTGCTGCTGGCCAGCGGCACGCCGCTGCTGCTCGATGGCCAGCGCGGCCGGGTGACGGTGGCCCCGGCGCAGGAGGTGCTGCAGCGCGCCTTGGCTGAGCGCGACGCCCGCGAACAGCGCTTGCAAGCGGCCTGGGCAGGGCGCCATGAGCCGGCGCTGACCCGTGACGGCCATGCCGTCGAAGTGTTCGCCAACATCGGTGAGAGTAGCGGCATCGACAAGGTGGTGGAGCAGGGCGCCGAAGGCGTTGGCCTGCTGCGCACCGAACTGATCTTCATGGCCCACCCGCAAGCGCCCGATGTGGCCACGCAAGAGGCCGAATACCGTCGCGTGCTCGATGGCCTGGCCGGCCGCCCGCTGGTGGTGCGCACCCTTGATGTAGGTGGCGACAAGCCGTTGCCTTACTGGCCGATCGCGGCAGAAGAAAACCCCTTCCTCGGTGTACGCGGCGTGCGCCTGACCCTGCAACGCCCGCAGGTGATGGAAGACCAGCTGCGCGCCCTGCTGCGCGCCGCCGAAGGCCGGCCGCTGCGGATCATGTTCCCCATGGTCGGCCAGGTGCACGAATGGCGCGCGGCCAAGGCCATGGTCGAGCGGCTGCGTGAAGATATTCCGGTATCCGACCTGCAGGTCGGCATCATGGTCGAGGTGCCGTCCGCCGCACTGCTGGCGCCGCAACTGGCGCGCGAGGTGGACTTCTTCAGTATCGGCACCAACGACCTGACCCAGTACACCCTGGCCATCGACCGCGGCCACCCAAGCCTGTCGGCCCAGGCCGACGGCCTGCACCCGGCGGTGCTGCAACTGATCGACATGACCGTGCGCGCCGCCCACGCCCATGGCAAGTGGGTCGGGGTGTGCGGCGAGCTGGCGGCCGACCCGCAAGCGGTGCCGGTGCTGCTGGGGCTTGAGGTGGACGAGCTGAGCGTCGCTGCCCGCAGCATCCCTGAAGTGAAGGCACTGGTGCGCCAGGCCGATTATTCGACGGCCCGCGCCCTGGCGCGCGAGGCCCTGCAACAAGACAGCGCCGACGCGGTTCGGGCGTTGGTGGAGCGTTACTGA
- a CDS encoding PTS fructose-like transporter subunit IIB: MNIAIVTACPNGQVSSVLSARLLAAAAQRRGWSTSVEVQDAEHPERQLSAAQIAEADWVLVVSTGPVDLSRFAGKRLYQSAPAQALADREGFLDQAAASAQVLQDVAPVATSTLVKIVAVTACPTGVAHTFMAAEALQQAATAQGYQFTVETQGSVGARNPLPVEAIAEADVVLLAADIEVPTARFAGKRIYRCGTGIALKQARATLDKALAEGKVESAGDAAGAAPKTEKTGVYKHLLTGVSFMLPMVVAGGLLIALSFVFGIEAYKQAGTLPAALMQIGGEAAFKLMVPLLAGYIAWSIADRPGLAPGMIGGLLAGTLGAGFIGGIIAGFLAGYSAKAIARWVRLPSSLEALKPILIIPLVASLFTGLVMIYVVGQPVAAMLVGLTYFLDSMGTTNAILLGLLLGGMMCVDLGGPINKAAYAFSVGLLASSSYAPMAATMAAGMVPPIGLGIATFIARRKFAQSEREAGKAALALGLCFISEGAIPFAAKDPLRVIPASIAGGALTGALSMYFGCKLMAPHGGLFVLLIPNAINHALLYLLAILAGSLVTAVVYAVIKKGEQVELAVASVKG, from the coding sequence ATGAACATTGCCATTGTCACCGCCTGCCCCAACGGCCAGGTGTCCAGCGTACTCAGCGCGCGCCTGCTGGCAGCCGCTGCGCAGCGCCGCGGCTGGAGCACCAGCGTCGAGGTGCAGGACGCCGAGCACCCCGAACGCCAGCTGAGCGCCGCGCAAATCGCCGAGGCCGACTGGGTGCTGGTGGTCAGCACCGGCCCGGTGGACCTGTCGCGCTTTGCCGGCAAGCGCCTTTACCAGAGCGCCCCGGCCCAGGCCCTGGCCGACCGCGAGGGCTTCCTCGACCAAGCGGCGGCCAGTGCCCAGGTGTTGCAGGACGTCGCCCCCGTGGCTACGAGCACGTTGGTGAAGATCGTCGCGGTCACCGCCTGCCCGACCGGTGTGGCCCACACCTTCATGGCCGCCGAGGCCTTGCAGCAGGCCGCTACCGCGCAGGGCTACCAGTTCACTGTGGAGACCCAAGGCTCGGTGGGCGCGCGCAACCCGTTGCCGGTCGAGGCCATCGCCGAGGCTGACGTGGTGCTGCTGGCCGCCGACATCGAAGTGCCCACCGCGCGGTTTGCCGGCAAGCGCATTTACCGCTGCGGCACCGGCATCGCCCTCAAGCAGGCCCGCGCCACCTTGGACAAGGCCCTGGCCGAGGGCAAGGTCGAAAGTGCCGGCGATGCCGCCGGCGCAGCGCCGAAAACCGAGAAAACCGGGGTGTACAAGCACCTGCTGACCGGTGTGTCGTTCATGCTGCCGATGGTGGTGGCCGGCGGTCTGCTGATCGCCCTGTCGTTCGTGTTCGGCATCGAAGCCTACAAGCAGGCCGGCACGCTGCCGGCCGCGCTGATGCAGATCGGCGGCGAGGCGGCGTTCAAGCTGATGGTGCCGCTGCTGGCCGGCTACATCGCCTGGTCCATCGCCGACCGCCCGGGGCTGGCCCCGGGGATGATCGGCGGGCTGTTGGCCGGCACCCTCGGTGCCGGGTTCATCGGTGGCATCATCGCGGGCTTTCTGGCCGGCTACAGCGCCAAGGCCATTGCCCGCTGGGTGCGCCTGCCCAGCAGCCTGGAGGCGCTCAAGCCGATCCTGATCATCCCGCTGGTGGCCAGCCTGTTCACAGGTTTAGTGATGATCTACGTGGTCGGCCAGCCGGTGGCGGCCATGCTGGTGGGGCTGACGTATTTTCTCGACAGCATGGGCACCACCAACGCCATCCTGCTCGGGCTGTTGCTGGGCGGCATGATGTGCGTCGATCTGGGCGGGCCGATCAACAAGGCGGCCTATGCGTTCTCGGTGGGGTTGCTGGCCTCGTCCAGCTACGCGCCGATGGCGGCGACCATGGCCGCCGGCATGGTGCCGCCGATCGGCCTGGGCATTGCCACCTTCATTGCCCGGCGCAAGTTCGCCCAGAGCGAGCGCGAGGCCGGCAAGGCGGCGCTGGCGCTGGGCTTGTGCTTCATTTCCGAGGGGGCCATCCCGTTCGCCGCCAAGGACCCGCTGCGGGTGATCCCGGCCAGCATCGCCGGCGGTGCGTTGACCGGCGCGCTGTCGATGTATTTTGGCTGCAAGCTCATGGCGCCCCATGGCGGGCTGTTTGTGCTGCTGATCCCCAACGCCATCAACCATGCGCTGCTGTACCTGCTGGCGATCCTCGCCGGCAGCCTGGTGACGGCGGTGGTGTATGCAGTGATCAAGAAGGGCGAGCAGGTAGAGTTGGCCGTGGCGTCGGTGAAGGGTTAG
- a CDS encoding TatD family hydrolase — protein sequence MRLIDTHTHLDFPDFDADRPRLLANAAARGVERMVVLGVYQDNFQRVWDLACSDARIFAALGLHPVYLDQHLPEHLVQLREWLERLHGDPRLCAVGEFGLDYYLPELDQQRQQALFEAQLQMACDFELPALLHVRRSHARVIATLKRYKPARAGIIHAFAGSYEEAREYIKLGFKLGLGGAATWPQALRLRKTLPRLPLDSAVLETDSPDMAPAMYPGVRNSPEHLPEIAEALAQVMGVECGVLAEASSRNACEIFGW from the coding sequence ATGCGCCTGATCGATACCCACACCCACCTGGACTTCCCCGACTTCGACGCCGACCGCCCGCGCCTCCTGGCCAATGCGGCGGCGCGCGGGGTGGAGCGCATGGTGGTGCTGGGGGTGTATCAGGATAACTTCCAGCGGGTGTGGGACCTGGCCTGCAGCGACGCGCGAATCTTCGCGGCGCTGGGGCTGCACCCGGTGTACCTCGACCAGCACCTGCCCGAGCACTTGGTGCAATTGCGCGAGTGGCTGGAGCGCCTGCATGGCGACCCTCGGTTGTGCGCCGTGGGCGAGTTCGGCCTGGACTACTACCTGCCCGAGCTCGACCAACAGCGCCAGCAAGCGCTGTTCGAAGCGCAACTGCAGATGGCCTGCGATTTCGAGCTGCCGGCGCTGCTGCACGTGCGCCGCAGCCACGCCCGGGTGATCGCCACGCTCAAGCGCTACAAGCCGGCACGGGCGGGCATCATCCACGCCTTCGCCGGCAGCTACGAAGAGGCCCGCGAATACATCAAGCTCGGCTTCAAGCTGGGCCTGGGCGGCGCCGCCACCTGGCCCCAGGCGCTGCGATTGCGCAAGACCCTGCCCCGCCTGCCGCTGGACAGCGCGGTGCTGGAGACCGACTCGCCGGACATGGCGCCAGCCATGTACCCGGGGGTGCGCAACAGTCCTGAACATTTGCCGGAGATTGCCGAGGCATTGGCGCAGGTGATGGGGGTTGAGTGTGGGGTGCTGGCCGAGGCCAGTAGCCGCAATGCTTGTGAAATTTTTGGCTGGTAA